The Miscanthus floridulus cultivar M001 chromosome 7, ASM1932011v1, whole genome shotgun sequence genome includes a region encoding these proteins:
- the LOC136467719 gene encoding auxin efflux carrier component 1a-like isoform X1, which translates to MITATDFYHVMTAVVPLYVAMILAYGSVRWWRIFSPDQCSGINRFVALFAVPLLSFHFISTNNPYTMNLRFIAADTLQKLMVLAMLTAWSHLSRRGSLEWTITLFSLSTLPNTLVMGIPLLKGMYGDFSGSLMVQIVVLQCIIWYTLMLFMFEYRGARLLITEQFPDNAGAIASIVVDPDVVSLDGRRDAIETEAEVREDGKIHVTVRRSNASRSDIYSRRSMGFSSTTPRPSNLTNAEIYSLQSSRNPTPRGSSFNHNDFYSMVGRSSNFGAADAFGIRTGATPRPSNYEDDAAKPAKYPLPVVNAAPVPGAAGHYPAPNPAVAAAPKKKAATNGQAKSEDLHMFVWSSSASPVSDVFGGGAPDYNDAAAVKSPRKMDGGGAKDRDDYVERDEFSFGNRGAMDRDAEAGDEKAAAAAAGGDPSAVAAPTAMPPTSVMTRLILIMVWRKLIRNPNTYSSLIGVIWSLVCFRWNFQMPAIVLKSISILSDAGLGMAMFSLGLFMALQPRIIACGNKVATFAMAVRFLTGPAVMAAASFAVGLRGTLLHVAIVQAALPQGIVPFVFAKEYNVHPDILSTAVIFGMLIALPITLVYYILLGL; encoded by the exons ATGATTACGGCGACGGACTTCTACCACGTCATGACGGCCGTGGTGCCGCTATACGTGGCGATGATCCTGGCCTACGGGTCGGTGCGGTGGTGGCGCATCTTCTCCCCCGACCAGTGCTCCGGGATCAACCGCTTCGTCGCACTCTTCGCCGTGCCGCTGCTGTCCTTCCACTTCATCTCCACCAACAACCCCTACACCATGAACCTGCGCTTCATCGCCGCCGACACGCTGCAGAAGCTCATGGTGCTGGCCATGCTCACCGCGTGGAGCCACCTCAGCCGCCGGGGCAGCCTGGAGTGGACCATCACGCTCTTCTCGCTCTCCACGCTGCCCAACACGCTGGTCATGGGCATCCCGCTGCTCAAGGGCATGTACGGCGACTTCTCCGGCAGCCTCATGGTGCAGATCGTCGTGCTCCAGTGCATCATCTGGTACACGCTCATGCTCTTCATGTTCGAGTACCGCGGCGCGCGGCTGCTCATCACGGAGCAGTTCCCGGACAACGCGGGCGCCATCGCCTCCATCGTCGTCGACCCGGACGTCGTCTCCCTCGACGGCCGGAGGGACGCCATCGAGACGGAGGCCGAGGTCAGGGAGGACGGCAAGATACACGTCACCGTGCGCCGCTCCAACGCGTCGCGCTCCGACATCTACTCGCGACGCTCCATGGGATTCTCCAGCACCACGCCGCGGCCCAGCAACCTGACCAACGCCGAGATCTACTCGCTGCAGTCGTCGCGGAACCCGACGCCCCGGGGCTCCAGCTTCAACCACAACGACTTCTACTCCATGGTCGGCCGCAGCTCCAACTTCGGCGCGGCCGACGCGTTCGGTATCCGCACGGGCGCCACGCCGCGGCCGTCCAACTACGAGGACGACGCGGCCAAGCCCGCCAAGTACCCGCTCCCCGTGGTGAATGCGGCGCCCGTTCCCGGGGCGGCGGGACACTACCCCGCGCCCAACCCGGCGGTGGCCGCGGCGCCCAAGAAGAAGGCGGCCACCAACGGGCAGGCCAAGAGCGAGGACCTCCACATGTTCGTCTGGAGCTCCAGCGCGTCGCCCGTGTCGGACGTCTTCGGCGGCGGCGCGCCGGACTACAACGACGCCGCGGCCGTCAAGTCCCCCCGCAAAA TGGACGGCGGCGGAGCCAAGGACAGGGACGACTACGTGGAGCGCGACGAGTTCAGCTTCGGGAACAGGGGCGCGATGGACAGGGACGCGGAGGCAGGGGACGagaaggccgcggcggcggcggcgggcggggaCCCCAGCGCGGTGGCCGCGCCGACAGCGATGCCGCCGACGAGCGTGATGACCCGTCTCATCCTGATCATGGTGTGGCGCAAGCTCATCCGCAACCCAAACACCTACTCCAGCCTCATCGGCGTCATCTGGTCGCTCGTCTGCTTCAG GTGGAACTTCCAGATGCCGGCCATCGTCCTCAAATCCATCTCCATCCTGTCGGACGCGGGGCTCGGAATGGCCATGTTCAGTCTCG GGCTGTTCATGGCGCTGCAGCCCCGGATCATCGCGTGCGGCAACAAGGTGGCGACGTTCGCCATGGCGGTGCGCTTCCTGACCGGTCCGGCCGTTATGGCGGCCGCGTCCTTCGCCGTGGGCCTCCGCGGCACGCTTCTGCACGTCGCCATCGTCCAG GCAGCTCTGCCCCAGGGCATTGTCCCCTTCGTCTTCGCAAAGGAGTACAACGTGCACCCTGACATTCTCAGCACCGC AGTCATTTTTGGCATGCTCATCGCCCTGCCGATCACGCTCGTCTACTACATCCTGCTCGGCCTGTGA
- the LOC136467719 gene encoding auxin efflux carrier component 1a-like isoform X2: MITATDFYHVMTAVVPLYVAMILAYGSVRWWRIFSPDQCSGINRFVALFAVPLLSFHFISTNNPYTMNLRFIAADTLQKLMVLAMLTAWSHLSRRGSLEWTITLFSLSTLPNTLVMGIPLLKGMYGDFSGSLMVQIVVLQCIIWYTLMLFMFEYRGARLLITEQFPDNAGAIASIVVDPDVVSLDGRRDAIETEAEVREDGKIHVTVRRSNASRSDIYSRRSMGFSSTTPRPSNLTNAEIYSLQSSRNPTPRGSSFNHNDFYSMVGRSSNFGAADAFGIRTGATPRPSNYEDDAAKPAKYPLPVVNAAPVPGAAGHYPAPNPAVAAAPKKKAATNGQAKSEDLHMFVWSSSASPVSDVFGGGAPDYNDAAAVKSPRKMDGGGAKDRDDYVERDEFSFGNRGAMDRDAEAGDEKAAAAAAGGDPSAVAAPTAMPPTSVMTRLILIMVWRKLIRNPNTYSSLIGVIWSLVCFRAVHGAAAPDHRVRQQGGDVRHGGALPDRSGRYGGRVLRRGPPRHASARRHRPGSSAPGHCPLRLRKGVQRAP; encoded by the exons ATGATTACGGCGACGGACTTCTACCACGTCATGACGGCCGTGGTGCCGCTATACGTGGCGATGATCCTGGCCTACGGGTCGGTGCGGTGGTGGCGCATCTTCTCCCCCGACCAGTGCTCCGGGATCAACCGCTTCGTCGCACTCTTCGCCGTGCCGCTGCTGTCCTTCCACTTCATCTCCACCAACAACCCCTACACCATGAACCTGCGCTTCATCGCCGCCGACACGCTGCAGAAGCTCATGGTGCTGGCCATGCTCACCGCGTGGAGCCACCTCAGCCGCCGGGGCAGCCTGGAGTGGACCATCACGCTCTTCTCGCTCTCCACGCTGCCCAACACGCTGGTCATGGGCATCCCGCTGCTCAAGGGCATGTACGGCGACTTCTCCGGCAGCCTCATGGTGCAGATCGTCGTGCTCCAGTGCATCATCTGGTACACGCTCATGCTCTTCATGTTCGAGTACCGCGGCGCGCGGCTGCTCATCACGGAGCAGTTCCCGGACAACGCGGGCGCCATCGCCTCCATCGTCGTCGACCCGGACGTCGTCTCCCTCGACGGCCGGAGGGACGCCATCGAGACGGAGGCCGAGGTCAGGGAGGACGGCAAGATACACGTCACCGTGCGCCGCTCCAACGCGTCGCGCTCCGACATCTACTCGCGACGCTCCATGGGATTCTCCAGCACCACGCCGCGGCCCAGCAACCTGACCAACGCCGAGATCTACTCGCTGCAGTCGTCGCGGAACCCGACGCCCCGGGGCTCCAGCTTCAACCACAACGACTTCTACTCCATGGTCGGCCGCAGCTCCAACTTCGGCGCGGCCGACGCGTTCGGTATCCGCACGGGCGCCACGCCGCGGCCGTCCAACTACGAGGACGACGCGGCCAAGCCCGCCAAGTACCCGCTCCCCGTGGTGAATGCGGCGCCCGTTCCCGGGGCGGCGGGACACTACCCCGCGCCCAACCCGGCGGTGGCCGCGGCGCCCAAGAAGAAGGCGGCCACCAACGGGCAGGCCAAGAGCGAGGACCTCCACATGTTCGTCTGGAGCTCCAGCGCGTCGCCCGTGTCGGACGTCTTCGGCGGCGGCGCGCCGGACTACAACGACGCCGCGGCCGTCAAGTCCCCCCGCAAAA TGGACGGCGGCGGAGCCAAGGACAGGGACGACTACGTGGAGCGCGACGAGTTCAGCTTCGGGAACAGGGGCGCGATGGACAGGGACGCGGAGGCAGGGGACGagaaggccgcggcggcggcggcgggcggggaCCCCAGCGCGGTGGCCGCGCCGACAGCGATGCCGCCGACGAGCGTGATGACCCGTCTCATCCTGATCATGGTGTGGCGCAAGCTCATCCGCAACCCAAACACCTACTCCAGCCTCATCGGCGTCATCTGGTCGCTCGTCTGCTTCAG GGCTGTTCATGGCGCTGCAGCCCCGGATCATCGCGTGCGGCAACAAGGTGGCGACGTTCGCCATGGCGGTGCGCTTCCTGACCGGTCCGGCCGTTATGGCGGCCGCGTCCTTCGCCGTGGGCCTCCGCGGCACGCTTCTGCACGTCGCCATCGTCCAG GCAGCTCTGCCCCAGGGCATTGTCCCCTTCGTCTTCGCAAAGGAGTACAACGTGCACCCTGA